Within the Pseudomonas fulva genome, the region CAGGCGCTCGAGCAGGCTTTCGACGAAGGCGGCCAGGCGCGGGCCATCGCGATAGAAGAAGAACACCAGGATCAGGCTTAGGGCGAGCTCGAGAATGCCGCCGCCGATCTTGGCGCTGCGCACCAGCAGGAAGTTGCCGACCTGGCCGAGATACGGCTGCACCGTGGCGAACAACGCCGAGCCCTGCTGATCCAGGGTTTCCCAGATGCTCACCAGGCGGTCGCCGACCAGGGGCACCGAGGCCAGCCAGCCTGGCGGAGGCGGCAGGCCCTCGACCTGCACGTCCTTGAGCATCGCGGTGGCATCGCGAATATGGTCGGCGAGGTTGAAGCCCAGCATCACCAGCGGCACCGCCACCAGGACGATCCACACCCCGGTCAGCACGCCGGCGGCAACCGATTGCCGACCTTTCAACACGCGCGTCAGCCAGCGCATCACCGGCCAGCTGGCGAAAGACAGCACGGCAGCCCAGAACAGTGCTGACCAGAATGGCGCGAGCACCCAAAGGCTCGCACCCAGCAGCCCCAGTAGCAGGATCTGCACCAGCAAGCGGTCGTTATTCGGCATTTTTCAGGACTTCCAGAAAACCAGACTCAGGCCCGTGGCACGGGCGCGCTCAACGTAGCACGTCGATGCGCAAACCGTCGCCACTGCTCTCGCCGATTTCCAGACGCGCGGCCCTGACCCGCTCGTCGATCAGCGCTTCCCGCCAGGCCTCGGCATTGACACCGGAGAGGCTGACACGCAGGGTGCTGTCCAGGTTAAGGCTGCGCGCCAGCAGCTCCGTCCACTCCGGTTTGGGCTCATCCTGGCCCGGCAAGCGCAGCTCGCCGGTGCTCTTGAGCTGTCGCGACAGCGTGGCCGGAGTTGGCAGCACCTTCGCCAAGGGCTGGTCCGCCGCCAGTTGCTCGGCATGCAGGTAGGCGCGGCGATTACCGCGGGTGATGCTGTACAGCGCCACCAGGCTGTTCTCGTTGGGCTCTGCCAGGCGCAGCAACGCATAGGCCTGCTGGTCATCGGAGCCGTACAGCGTGGAGTTGCCGAACACTGAATTGGCCCACAGGCTGCTCGAGCCGCACTCTCGTCCCTGGCACCAGTAGAGCAGTTGCGCATCCTGATCCTGCAGGGCCTCGCGCGCCTGGGCGAACACTTCGTTGGCGCTGTGGGTGCGCGGCAATTCGTAGGTGACCGCCGTCAGCGCGCCCTGAACGAGTACTTCGCGCTCGTAACGCAGGCGCCCGCTGATGCGCCGGACGGTCCCCTGGGGATACAGGCGCTCCTGATCGGCCTGTTCCCTGAAGGTGACGATTTCACTGCCTGGGAAACGCGGCAATACTTCCAGATCGCGGCTACCGGCCACATCGGCACCGGCCAACGGGCTGAACACCAGCAGCGCAAGCAGGTAACTCAGACGCATGCCGCCCCTCTTACCCCGATGGCGAGAGGCGTCGGCGAACAGGCAAATGGGGTGGGCAGCGCATCCGGCGCGACGGTATACAGGTCGGTCATGCAGATCTCCATGGCAGTGCCCGACACCTTTCCCCAGTTGCAACGGGCCGTCAAGGCGCACTCAGGAATGGATTGAAACAGTCTGCTACGAGTTGCGCGCCCCGCTCGTCATCCAGATGCAGGTGGTGCCCGCCGGGCAGGCGCTCGACCATGATCGGCGTCCGCCTCAATAATTCGTCCAGGCCTTCACGGGACGCCAGGAGCCCCTGCTCGGCCAGCACCAGGCGGGTGGGACAGCTCAGCGCCATGACGAATGCCTGCACGTGGGCCATGGTCAGGCGCATCGGCGTAGCCAGCGTCAGGCGGCTGTCGGTGCGCCAGGTCAGACCGCCCTCCACCGGCATCAGCCCGCGCTGCGCCAATAACCGGGCCGCCTCGAAACTGACGTGGCCGACACCGCGCTGGCGTATCTGGGCAGCGCGCTCGAGGCTGGGATACAGCGGCTTGCGCTTGGCAGCCAGGGCCAGGCGCCCACGCAGCGCCTCGGCCAAGGTGGCCACCGCTGCATCGGCCTCGACGGTGGGTGGCACCAGGCCGTCTATCAATGCCAGGCGCTGCACCCGTTCGGGGAAGGTTGCCGCCAGCAGCACCGAAACGATGGCCCCCATGGAATGGCCGAGCAGGCTGAAACGCGGCCAGCCGAGCTGTTCGGCAGCCAGCAGCACGTCGTGCACGTAATCCCACAGGGCATAGCCAGCGCCTGGCGGGCGGTGCGCCGAGTGGCCATGGCCGGCGAAATCCACCGCGACGATGCGCAGGCCCCGAAGCTTGGGTGCCAGGCGGGCGAAGGTCGCCGCGTTGTCCAGCCAGCCATGCAGGGCGATCACCGGTATGCCGTCGGCCGGGCCGTACACCTGAGCAGCCAGTTCGATATGCGGCAATCGCAGGTGTATCTCTTCAGGTGCAAGGCTCATCGCACGCCCTCGGCAGGTTCCTGCCAGCGCGTGAACAGACGGCGGATCAGCTGCGCGGTGGCGTCCGGGTGTTCGAGCGGAAACATGTGCCCGCCCGGCAGGGTCAGGAATTCGCCCCGCGGGGCGCGCCGTGCCATGCGCCCATGATGGGGCAGCACCACACGGCTCTGCGCCCCTTTCACCAAGGCCAGTGGCACCTGCAGCTGGTGCGGCCGCCCCGGGCTGGTATGGGGCACGCTGCGATAGATGCTGATTTCGGTCGCCGCTTCGAAGCGCAGGCGCAGACCGTCCTGGTGAGGGTGCAGGCCATGCTCGACATAGGCGTCCAGGCATTCCGGGTCGAAACGGCTGAACAGCGCACGCTCGGCGAAATAACGCCGTGCCTCCAGCCCATCGACGAAGGCTTCGCGCCTGCCCAGCGTACGCCCGGCAGGCGTGAGGCGGTCGATCAGGCCCAGGCGTTTGGCCGCCTGAATCACCAGCTGATCGAGGCGACTGAGCACCGGCGAGTCGAGCATCACCAGGCCGCGATAGAGATCCGGTCGACGCAGCGCCGCGTGGTAATGCAGCACCCCGCCCAGGGAATGGCCCACGCCCCACACCGGCTCGGCGCATTGCTCGAGGTGATGGAGCAGCTCGTCGACCAGGTTGCTCCAGTTGTCATTGACCGGGAAACGCGGGTCATGGGCATGCTGCGCCAGGTGCCGCACCTGGTACTCCGGCGCCAGCGCCGCGAACAATTTGCGGTAGGTGGCCGAGGGAAACCCGTTGGCGTGAGCAAAGAAGATCAACTGGTGCATGGCAGACGTGCTGGTGGCGGGCAGTGAAGGGATTGTCAGGCAGCCCCCTTGAAGGCGGCAACGCCCGTAATGGTCAGGAAGGACGACGCTCCGGCCAAGTACCTGGCGCGCCTAGCCCTGTGGCGGCGGGCTGCCATGCGGCACGATGGCCACGGTCAGCCGGGAAATGCAGCTGGTCCTGCCGTCGTCGCCATGCAGACGGATGTCCCAGACATGGGTGCTACGGCCCAGGTGCACCGCCCTCGCCACCGCGGTGACGCGCCCGCTGCGCAGCCCGCGCAGGTGGTTGGCATTGACCTCCAGGCCCACGCAGAAGAATTGCTGCGTGTCGATGCACTGGTAGCTGGCCGTGGAGCCCAGGCTTTCGGCCAGCACCACCGAGGCACCGCCGTGCAGCAGGCCGTAAGGCTGATGGGTCCGCGAATCGACCACCATGCTGGCGGTCAGCGACTCGTCATCGCAGGCCTCGAAGCGGATGTCCAGCAGCTCACCGATGGTGTTGCGCTGGGCAGCGTTCAGTTCGTCGAGGTCGGGGGTCCGGCGCCAGATGCTCATGCTCGATCCTTGTTCTTATGAAGTGTTCCGACACCGCCCGTTCAGCGCTCCTCGGGGTGCGCCAGCAGGCTGAGGGACATCAGCCCGGCGATCAGGTCATCGCCTTCGAGCAGCGCCAGGCTGGCCGTATGCATGGTCAGCGGCTGCTGGCGATGACCGTGTACCAGAAGCCCGCCCAGTGCGCCAATGAAGGGCTGATGGGAAACCAGCAGGATTTCATCGCCAGCCAGTTGCTGCAACCTGGCGAGGCTGTCACGCGGGTCGCTATCGGGGGTCAGCCAGGCAACCGTCTGCAGCGCACCCGCCACCGACAGAGCGTCACGCACCAGCGCAGCCGTCTGTTGCGCTCGCACATAGGGGCTGGCGTAAATGTTGGGCGCGCGACCTCGCAGGTGCTCGATCGACTGCCCCACTTCGTCGCGGCCATGGGCCGTCAATTCACGCGCCGCATCGGTACGCGCCTCGGCCTGGGCCTGCCCGTGGCGCAGCAACCACAGCCTCATGCTGGCAGACTCATGGCTTTGGTTCCTCGTCGCGGACCGGATGAGGCGCCGGCGGCACGCTGTGCGCCGCCTCGCCTTGCGGTGGGCGCGCAGCCGGCCAATCGGCGAACGGCCAGGGCTTGGTTTCGGTATTGAAGGTGCCGAAGCGGCCGATCTGCGCCAGGTACTGGCTGAGGCTGTCGCCGAAACTCAGCAGACCGACATTCGGCGCACCGTAGACGAGACGGTAGACGAGCTGCAGAAGCACGACGCCGGCCAGCAGCAGTTCGGCCAGTTGCCAGACGAACAGGAACAGCAGCATCCAGACGAGGCGCAGGCCGATGGGCTCGCCCTTGGGGTGATCATTCATACGATTTGTCCTCAGAAACCCGTGGCTGAAATGAAGTCGACATCGGTCTTGGGCTCGGCGCGCATCAGCGCCTCGATCACCTGATCGAGGGTACGCCCTTCGAACAGGATGGCATGCAGTCCCGCCACCAGCGGCATGTACACCTGCAGCTCTTCGGCCTTGGCCTTGAGCACCTTGATGGTGTTGACGCCTTCGGCCACTTCGCCGAGGCGCTCGACGGCCTCCTGCAGGCTCAGGCCCTCGCCGAGGGCAAAACCGACCTGGTAGTTGCGGCTTTTCGGCGACGAACAGGTAACGATCAGATCGCCCACCCCGGCCAGGCCCAGGAAGGTCATGGGATTGGCGCCCAGGTGCACGGCGAAGCGGGTCATCTCCGCCAGGGCGCGGGTAATCAACATGCTCTTGGTGTTCTCGCCCATGCCCAGCGCCGCCGCCATACCGGCGATGATGGCGTAGACGTTCTTCAGCGCACCGCCCAGCTCGACGCCAAACCGGTCGGTACTGGCGTAGACCCTGAAGGTGCGCCCGTGCAGCACTTGCTGCACCGCGCGGCACAATGCTTCGTCCTCGCTGGCCACCACGGTGGCGGTCAGGGTGTGCGCGGCAATTTCCTTGGCCAGGTTCGGCCCGGAGAGCACGCCGATGCGTGCCTGGGGAGCGACCTGCTCGATGATCTCGCTCATCAGCTTGAAGGTCTGCGCCTCGATGCCTTTGGTGGTGCTGACCAGTTGCTTGCCGGCCAGCAGGTCGGATACCGGCTGCAGCACCTGACGCAACGCGCTGGACGGCAGCGCCACGAACGCCAGCTCGCACGCCTGCAGCGCCGCCGGCAGATCGGTGGTCGGTTCCACGCCGTCGAGCACCTTGACGCCCTTGAGATAGCGAGGGTTTTCGCGCTGGGTGCGAATGGCTTCAGCCTGCACGGGGTCGCGCATCCAGTGCAGAACGCGATGCCCATTCTGCGCCAGCAGGTTCGCGATGGCGGTGCCGAAGCTGCCGCCACCCAGTACTGCGATAGGTTGCTGTTGAGTCATGACCAGTCCGTTGTGAATGCTGTGCAAGTGCCGGGCATTATACGGTTAGCCGTTGCGACGACCAGCCTTGTGGCATCGCCAGGCATGGCCGGGCATCCGAGAGGCGGTCGCGATTTTGCCGGCGCATGGCTGGCAATGCGTCGCGGCTCGGTTAACATGCCCGCTCTGCGCGAACAGGGCCGTTGCGTGACGTCTATCATTGTCGTTGATCAATCCATATTGCTGGCGACTTCACTCGCCTGTGCGTGCCCAGTCTCATGCCGCCTATCGGATCCGCTGCCTAGATGACCCGCAATTGCCTTCGCAGCATTGCGCGCTGCCGCCCGTGGATTCGCCGCGCCCTGGTGGTGTTCTGCTTGCTTACCCCTCAGCTACAGGCCGCGGAACTGCTGCTGAGCACGGCAGGCGATACCACCACGCTGGAGCATTTCGGCAACGCGCTGGCAGCGGCACGCCCCGCCGACCGCGTTCGCATCGTGCCTCTGAACGAAATGCCGCTCCTCGACCAGATCCCCGGTGAGACGCGCCTGATCCTGTTCGGCCAGGCGGCGCTGGCCTGGCGCCTGGAGTCGTCGAATGGCCCGCCGACGCTGGTGCTGCACGTCAACAAAACCCGGGCTCGCGAAACCCTTGGCGAGCATCTGCCCGCGAACCTCAGTGTGCTCTGGCAGGATCCGGCACCCCGCCGCCAGCTGCGGCTGCTCAAGCATCTGCTGCCCAGGGCCACGCGCGTAGGTGTGCTGCATGACCCCCATAGCGAGTTTCTGGTTCAGGAGCTGCGGCAGGCCGCCAGCGGGCTGGGTCTGGAAATCGTGGCCCAGGGCTGGCCGGACACCCGAGACAACAAGGCGGTGATTCGCCTGCTCGGCATTAGCGACGTGCTGCTCGCCGTCGCCGATGACGACCTCTACAACCCGCTGACCGCCAAGACCCTGCTGTTGACCAGCTACGGCCAGCAGCATGCGCTGATCGGCCCGAGTGCAGGCTTCGTGCGCGCCGGCAGCCTGGCCAGTACCTACGCCGACCAGGACGACTGGCTCGCCACGCTCGACCAGCTGCTCGACCAGGCGCCGGACAAATGGCCCGCGGGTACCTATTCGAAATCGTTCAAGGTGCTCGGCAACCCGCAGGTGGCACGCGCGCTGGGCATCACCCTGCCCAGCGATGCGGAGCTCGCCCGGCATCTATCGCAAGGAGATACGCCATGAAACGGTGGCGAGGCTGGAACATTCACGCCCGTACCCAGCTCATCAGCGTCGGCCCTGCCCTGCTGCTGACCCTGCTGTTGACCGGTTTTCTGACCTTCAATCGCCTGCAGGACCTGCGCGCGGAGATCAACCACACCGGCCAGCTGATCGCCAGCCAGCTGGCCCCCGCCACCGAATACGGGGTCATTTCCGGTAACCGTCGGGTGCTGGAGTCCCTGCTGCAGGCCACGCTGAAAACACCCCACGTGCGCTTCGTCGAAGTACGCGACCGTGATGAGAACATCCTCGCCTACCTGGAACAGCCCGACCACCCACATGCCGGCAATGGCCATCTGGACATCTTCCAGGCGCCCATCCAGCAGCAGCAGATCGATCTCGACACGGATTTCGGCGAAGCCCGATCATCCGCGGCCGAGCTGCCGGGCGCCGACTACCTGGGGCGCGTGGTCGTCGGCATGTCCAGTGACGCCTTCAATTCCCGGCAACAGGAAATCCTCCTCAAGGTCACGGTGCTCGTGCTGTTCGCCCTGCTGCTGACCTTCCTGCTGGCGCGCCGCCTGGCCAGCCGCCTGTCCAGGCCACTGAGCGCGATGAGCGACGCCGTTACCGCCATCCAGGCCGGCAACTACCAGGCCACGCTTCCCGAGGTCGGCGGCGGCGAACTGGCGACCCTGGCCAGGCATATCAACAACCTGGCCAACGGCTTGAACAATGCTGCCCAGGAGCAACAGCAGGCCATGACCCTGCTGATCAAGGCGCGCGAGGAGTCCGACCTGGCCAACCGGGCCAAGTCCGACTTCCTGGCCATGATGAGCCATGAACTGCGCACCCCCATGAACGGCGTGCTCGGCATGCTGCAATTGCTCGACACCACCGACATGAGCGAGGAGCAGCACGAATATGCCGCACTGGCCATGGAGTCCACCGAGCACCTGCTGAAGGTGATCAACGACATCCTCGACTTCTCCCGCATCGAACGCGGCGCACTGGAGCTCGAACTGATCAGCTTCAACCTGCCGGCCCTGCTCAAGGCCGCCCAGCAGGCCTTCCAGCACAGCGCCCAGCAGCGCGGCCTGCAGTTGCGCCTGGAGCTGGACGACGCCCTGCCGGCGCCACAGGTTCAGGGCGACCCGACCCGCCTGCGGCAGATCCTGGTCAACCTGATCGGCAACGCCCTGAAGTTCACCGAGCGCGGCGAGGTGCGCATCGAGGCCCACTGGCAAGCCCTGGACAATCAGGTGCTGTGGTTCACCTGCAAGGTCCACGACACCGGAATCGGCATCAGTGCCGAGCGCCTGGAGACCATGTTCGACGCCTTCCAGCAGGCCGACAACTCCATATCCCGGCGCTACGGCGGCACCGGGCTGGGCTTGCCGATCGCCCGCACCCTCGCCGAATGCATGGGCGGCACGCTCAAGGCGCAGAGCGAACCAGGCCGCGGTTCCTGCTTCACCCTGGAAATTCCCCTACCCTTTTCCGCCCAGCAGGCACAGCTGCCCATCCATACCGCCGGCACTGCACCTGTTGCAGTGCCGGTACGCTCGGTGTTGCTGGTGGAGGACAACGCGGTCAACCAGACCGTGATCGAAGCCATGCTGCGCAGCCTGGGCTACCAGGTGGAGCTGGTCGCCGATGGTGCCCAGGCGGTCGCGGCGGTCAGGCAACGGCGATTCGCCGCGGTCCTCATGGACTGCCGCCTGCCGGTCATGGATGGCTACGAAGCCACCCGGCGCATTCGCGATCTCGGCCCTGCCGGCCGCCTGCCGATCATCGCGCTGACCGCCAACGCCCTGCAGGGCGACCGCGAGGCTTGCCTGCAAGCCGGAATGAACGATTACCTCGCCAAACCGTTCAAACGCATGGAGCTGCAGGAGGTGCTCGAGCGCTGGCTGTCGGCCGGCGGTGCAGCGAACTGACGCCAGTTGCGCAGCAGCCAAGCGAAATCGCCCCAGCCGGGCGCGCAACGCTCGCAACCTCTAGTCAGATGGGCGAAAATACTGCACGCTTGCTGGTTGAAGTGGGCATCAAAGGGGCATCTGTGACACCATTGCCGCCTGCAGAGTACAACTGTACTCACCACACTGTGACTTTCACCACAACGCAACAGTCTATGACTAGGCTGCTGGCAGTCGCATCACTCATGCGCAGCCGGCCAGGACGATTTACCCAGCCGAGGCGCGTGGGGATTATTGAGGAGCTCGCATGACCAAACAAAACGCCTTCACCCAGGAAGATCTGTTGCGCTGCAGCCGCGGCGAACTGTTCGGCCCGGGTAATGCGCAACTGCCCGCCCCCAACATGTTGATGATCGACCGGATCGTCCACATCAGCGAAACGGGCGGCAAGTACGGCAAAGGCGAAATTGTCGCAGAGCTCGATATCAATCCTGATCTGTGGTTCTTCGGTTGCCACTTCGAAGGTGACCCGGTGATGCCAGGCTGCCTGGGCCTCGATGCCATGTGGCAGCTGGTCGGCTTCTTCCTCGGCTGGCAGGGCAACCCCGGCCGTGGTCGCGCCCTGGGTTCGGGCGAAGTGAAATTCTTCGGCCAGGTGCTGCCGACCGCCAAGAAGGTCACCTACAACATCCATATCAAACGCACCATCACCCGTTCGCTGATCCTGGCGATCGCCGATGGCACCGTGAGTGTCGATGGTCGCGAGATCTACAGTGCCGAAAGCCTGCGGGTCGGCCTGTTCACTTCCACCGACAGTTTCTAAAGGATCCTTTCCATGCGTCGCGTCGTTATTACCGGTCTAGGCATCGTTTCCTGCCTGGGCAATGACAAAGAAACCGTCTCCGCCAACCTCCGCGCTGGCCGCCCCGGTATCCGCTTCAATCCGGAATACGCCGAGAAGGGTCTGCGCAGCCATGTATCGGGCTCCGTCGACCTCAACCTGGAAGAGTTGATCGACCGCAAGCTGTTCCGCTTCATGGGTGATGCCGCCGCCTACGCCTACCTGGCGATGGAGCAGGCGATCAAGGACTCGGGCCTCAGCGAAGAGCAGGTATCGAACCCGCGCACCGGCCTGATCGCCGGCTCCGGTGGCGCCTCCACGCTGAACCAGATGGAAGCCATCGACACCCTGCGCGAGAAAGGCGTCAAGCGCGTTGGCCCGTACCGTGTGACCCGTACCATGGGTAGCACCGTATCGGCCTGCCTGGCGACCCCGTTCAAGATCAAGGGCGTCAACTTCTCGATCTCCTCGGCCTGCGCCACCAGCGCCCACTGCATCGGCCAGGCCATGGAGCAGATCCAGCTCGGCAAGCAGGACGTGGTCTTCGCCGGCGGCGGTGAAGAAGAGCACTGGAGCCAGAGCTGCCTGTTCGATGCGATGGGCGCCCTCTCCACCCAGTACAACGACACGCCGGAAAAAGCCTCCCGTGCCTACGATGCCAACCGTGACGGTTTCGTCATCGCCGGCGGCGGCGGCATGGTCGTGGTCGAGGAGCTGGAGCACGCCCTGGCCCGTGGTGCCAAGATCTACGCGGAAATCGTCGGCTATGGCGCGACTTCCGATGGCTACGACATGGTCGCCCCGAGCGGCGAAGGCGCGGTGCGCTGCATGCAGCAGGCGCTGGCCACCGTCGACGGCCCGATCGACTACCTGAACACCCACGGCACCTCGACTCCGGTCGGCGACGTCGCGGAAATCAAGGGTATTCGTGAAGTCTTCGCAGACAAGGCCCCGGCCATCAGCTCCACCAAGAGCCTGTCCGGCCACAGCCTGGGCGCCGCTGGGGTGCACGAGGCGATCTACTGCCTGCTGATGATGGAAGGCAACTTCATCACTGCCTCGGCCAACATCGAAGAGCTGGACCCGGCGGTCGCCGACCTGCCGATCCTGCGCGAGACCCGCGAAAACGCCAAGCTGGACACCATCATGTCCAACAGCTTCGGCTTCGGTGGCACCAACGCCACCCTGGTGCTCAAGCGCTGGGCCGGCAACTGATCGGTTGCCCGCAATAAAAAACGGCGCCTTAGGGCGCCGTTTTTTATTGCCTGGCGATTTACTCAATGCACGTCGAAGCGTTGCGCTGCCGTGCTGCGATCGCCCTGGAACGGCAGGAAACGCCGCGGGCAGCACCTCATGGTTCGCGGAGAACTCGAAGGCCATGACGGCCCGGCCCTCCGCTTCTGCGCCACCACGAACTTGTCGTGGCGCTGACAGCCTGATGACAATCAGCGAGACGCGGGCAGCGCTTCTTGCACCGTGCGCGGCAGGATGGACAGGAAATTGTCTCGGGCGACCCTGTGGGCGACATCCTCGGGCAGCGCATCGAGAAAGCGGTCGAAGCCATGCATGTACTCGCCCATGCTGTCGAAGCGACCGACCACGTCGGAACCGACCATGAAACGCTCCGGATAGCGTTCGACCAGCTTTACCCACTTGGGGTCCGGCGTGCCGCGCTCATCGGTCAGGTACGGCCGCAACATGGTCCAGGACAGATCGATGTAGAGGTTGGGATAGCTTTCCAGCATGCGCGCCAGGGTGTCGAAGAGAAACTCCAGTTTCTCCTGGTGGCGGTGAATCTCCATGCTGGTGCCCGCGTGGGCCCAGATGAAACGCACGTGGGGGTGGTTGCGTAGCGGCTCCTCGATTTCCTGCAGATACAGCGGATTACGCTCGCGCTTGGAGGTGATGTTGGAGTGCATCATCACCGGCAGGTCGTATTCGGCAGCCAGGTGATAGACCCGCGTCATGGCCTCGTTATTGGCCCGCGGCGTGCTGCCCTCGATCAGCGAGGTGAGGTCGTCATGGCGGGTGAACACCTCGCCGATGCCCTGCCACAGCCCGGGGTCTAGCTCCAGCATCCGGCGAATGTGGGAATCGGAGTTCTTGTCGTTGGGGTTGAAGCCGGACAGGAAGGGATGAAAGCGGTGCCGCTGGGCCTCGGGCACCTGCTTGTAGGCATGGGCGATCAGCACGTCGGTGGCGCTGTACCAATAGGCCGCGGCATCGTCGCCAGCGTAGTAGCGCGGGCGCTTGGGCTCGTCCTCGTGCCATTTCTTGGCCACCGGAATACCCGAGAACATCACGTGGTCGACCTTGGACTCGTCCATGCGCTTGAGCAGCATGTCCATGCCAGCGCTTTCCTGGAAAAAATCCACGTAATGCAGATGGGCGTCGCTGTATCGATACTCGCGAGCGTCGGCAAAGCCCGCCAGCAGCCCTGCCGACAATAAAAAACCGAGACGAATCAGGCGCATGCAGACGCTCCTCTGGCATTGAGCAGCATAGACTGCCGCCGCTTCGCTCAAGTTCAGGCTATCGGCGAGCGTTGCCAGGGCGCTGCCGAGACCAATTGTTTCATTGCCGGCACATCCAAACGCCCCGGTCTCGGGTATAACCCTTGCCACCCCCAGGACGCAGCCCACCACAGGACGACGGCATGTCTGACCCGATGTTCGATTACGACCGTACCCTGGAAGCCTGCGCACGCCATGACGAGCGCGCCTTCCAGGCGCTGTACCGCCAGGAATCGGCGCAGATGCTCGGGCTGGCCATCAGCCTGCTGGGCCAGCGCGACGCGGCCGAAGACTGCCTGCACGATGCCTTTGTGCAGATCTGGCGCAATGCCGGGCGCTTCCAGCGCTCACTGGGCAGCGGTCGGGCATGGATCTACAGCATCCTGCGTTACCGCGCCCTCAACCAGCTGCGTCGGCGTGGCCGTACGGTGGCGCTGGCCGACGATATCGCCGAGCACCTGATCGACGACAGCCCGTCGGCCGCCCAGCAGCACGAACAGCAGTCGGACAGGCGTCAGCTGCGCACCTGCCTGCAGAAGCTCGAGCGTCCACGGCGCCATCCGGTTCTGCTGGCCTTCTACCGGGGCCTGACCCATGAGCAGATCGCCGAGCGCCTGACCACGCCGCTGGGCACCATCAAAGGGCGCATTCGTAGCGGCTTGCGCGCATTGCAGGAGTGTTTGCAACGATGATCAGCACCGACCCCGCCGAACGCCGCGCGCTGATCGGCGAATATGTGCTTGGCCTGCTCGAGCAGGAGCAGGCCGACGAAGTCGCCGAACTGATCGAGCGCGACCCGCAGGCTGCCGCCATGGCGCTGGAATGGCAGCAGCACTTTCTCGAACTCAGTGACAGGCTCGAACCCAGCGTGCCCTCACCCGGGCTCTGGCCGCGCATCCAGCAAAGCCTGGAGCTCGGGCAGCGAGCCAACGCCTGGCAGGCCTGGTGGTCGAGCTTGAGCGCCTGGCGCCTGACCAGCGCAGCCCTGGCGATGGCGCTGATCGTGGCCCTGTTGCCCATGCCCTGGCAAAGCGACACTCCGCAAGCGAGTTACACCGCCGTGCTGCAACCGCCGGGCGAAGCGGCAGCGCCAGGCTGGGTGGTGCATATCGATGCAGCCGGCGCCTTGCTGCTCGAACCCCTGCGCGAGGACCAGGTCGCGGCGGACCGCTCGGTGCAGTTCTGGACACTGGTCGATCCCAAGGACGGCCCCCGCTCGCTGGGTCTGGTCGAGCCGGGCGAGCGGCTGACCCTGTCCGCCGAGCAGATCGGCGCGGTACGCGCTGGCCAGCTGTTCGAGCTGACCCTGGAGCCGTCAGGCGGCTCACCACTGGACCGGCCAACGGGTGAAGTGCTGTATATCGGCCGTGCAGTGATGGCAGCAATGGACTGAGCGGATGCGTGCAGATCTGCGGCAGATGTAAACAGATATGTCTGCGGACATCTGCCCGCCACTTCCGTGGGTATGGATAACAGGTGCTCTATTTCACGGTGCCTGGATGCGAGCGCGAAGAGCCCTTCGCGCCTTACCCATAGAGAGGACGCTCATGAACATTTCCAAGAAAATGCTCGCTATCGCCATCACCACCGCTGCCCTGGGCTGCGCCACTGCCAATGCCGATGACCTGCTGGCCTTGAGTGCGGACGGCAAGCTGCTGCACATCGACACCAAAACCCTCAGCGTCGCTTCCGACGTGGAACTCAGCGGCGCGTCGAGCCTGCGCGGCATCGACGTACGCCCGGCCAATGGCGCGATCTATGGCCTGGATGACGCCGGCCAGCTCTACACCGTAGACGC harbors:
- a CDS encoding sigma-70 family RNA polymerase sigma factor, with translation MSDPMFDYDRTLEACARHDERAFQALYRQESAQMLGLAISLLGQRDAAEDCLHDAFVQIWRNAGRFQRSLGSGRAWIYSILRYRALNQLRRRGRTVALADDIAEHLIDDSPSAAQQHEQQSDRRQLRTCLQKLERPRRHPVLLAFYRGLTHEQIAERLTTPLGTIKGRIRSGLRALQECLQR
- a CDS encoding amidohydrolase family protein, translating into MRLIRLGFLLSAGLLAGFADAREYRYSDAHLHYVDFFQESAGMDMLLKRMDESKVDHVMFSGIPVAKKWHEDEPKRPRYYAGDDAAAYWYSATDVLIAHAYKQVPEAQRHRFHPFLSGFNPNDKNSDSHIRRMLELDPGLWQGIGEVFTRHDDLTSLIEGSTPRANNEAMTRVYHLAAEYDLPVMMHSNITSKRERNPLYLQEIEEPLRNHPHVRFIWAHAGTSMEIHRHQEKLEFLFDTLARMLESYPNLYIDLSWTMLRPYLTDERGTPDPKWVKLVERYPERFMVGSDVVGRFDSMGEYMHGFDRFLDALPEDVAHRVARDNFLSILPRTVQEALPASR
- a CDS encoding anti-sigma factor; translation: MISTDPAERRALIGEYVLGLLEQEQADEVAELIERDPQAAAMALEWQQHFLELSDRLEPSVPSPGLWPRIQQSLELGQRANAWQAWWSSLSAWRLTSAALAMALIVALLPMPWQSDTPQASYTAVLQPPGEAAAPGWVVHIDAAGALLLEPLREDQVAADRSVQFWTLVDPKDGPRSLGLVEPGERLTLSAEQIGAVRAGQLFELTLEPSGGSPLDRPTGEVLYIGRAVMAAMD